Proteins encoded in a region of the Osmerus mordax isolate fOsmMor3 chromosome 17, fOsmMor3.pri, whole genome shotgun sequence genome:
- the klhdc10 gene encoding kelch domain-containing protein 10 has protein sequence MMSSAEGARNSDQLNKFEKLSGRPPLGLAAGHRTPPARSGHRCVADNTNLYVFGGYNPNYDESGGSENEDYPLFRELWRYHFATGTWHQVRTEGYMPTELASMSAVLHGNNLLVFGGTGIPFGESNGNDVHVCNVKYKRWSLLNCRGKKPNRIYGQAMAIINGFLYVFGGTTGYIYSTDLHRLDLTTREWIHLKPNNPSHDLPEERYRHEIAHDGQRIYILGGGTSWMSYPLNKIHAYNLETNSWEEIRTNPHDKIGYPAPRRCHSCVQIRNDVFICGGYNGEVILSDLWKISLQTFQWSRLPATMPEPAYFHCAAVTPAGCMYIHGGVVNIRENKRTGSLFKIWLAVPSLLELCWETLLKAFPHLPLLPAQELGDLGLTQELIERLK, from the exons ATGATGTCGTCCGCTGAAGGTGCTCGCAATTCGGACCAGCTGAATAAATTCGAGAAACTGTCAGGGAGGCCTCCCCTAGGACTAGCAGCAG gccatcgCACACCTCCGGCGCGGAGCGGCCACCGCTGTGTGGCGGACAACACTAACCTGTACGTGTTCGGAGGCTACAACCCTAATTACGACGAGTCGGGAGGCTCGGAGAACGAGGACTACCCGCTGTTCAGAGAGCTGTGGAGGTACCACTTCGCCACAGGCACTTGGCATCAGGTGCGCACAGAGGGCTACATGCCCACGGAGCTGGCCTCCATGTCAG CTGTTTTACATGGAAACAATTTGTTGGTGTTTGGCGGTACGGGGATTCCTTTCGGGGAAAGCAACGGGAACGACGTCCATGTGTGCAACGTTAAATATAAACGGTGGTCGCTGCTCAACTGTCGAGGAAAGAAGCCCAACAGAATCTATGGACAG GCGATGGCCATCATAAACGGCTTCCTCTATGTGTTTGGAGGGACGACAGGCTACATATACAGCACAGACCTGCACAGGCTGGATCTGACCACCCGAGAGTGGATCCACCTCAAACCTAACAACCCCTCGCACGACCTGCCTGAAGAGAG GTACAGGCACGAAATCGCGCATGACGGACAGAGGATCTACATCTTGGGAGGTGGAACCTCCTGGATGTCCTACCCTCTCAACAAG ATACATGCTTACAACCTGGAGACTAATTCCTGGGAGGAGATCAGAACTAACCCTCATGATAAAATAG GATACCCTGCACCTAGGAGATGTCATAGCTGTGTGCAGATTAGGAATG acGTGTTTATCTGCGGGGGTTACAATGGAGAGGTGATCCTGTCCGACCTCTGGAAGATCAGCCTGCAGACGTTCCAGTGGAGCAGACTTCCTGCCACCATGCCCGAGCCGGCCTACTTCCACTGTGCTGCTGTCACCCCG GCTGGCTGCATGTACATCCACGGCGGTGTGGTCAACATCCGCGAGAACAAGAGGACTGGTTCCCTGTTTAAGATCTGGCTGGCTGTTCCTAGCCTACTGGAGTTGTGCTGGGAGACCCTGCTGAAAGCCTTCCCTCACCTGCCCCTGCTGCCTGCACAGGAGCTGGGGGACCTGGGCCTCACACAGGAACTCATCGAGCGCTTGAAATAG